One genomic window of Paenibacillus xylanilyticus includes the following:
- a CDS encoding DUF2536 family protein: MEISLDMIKDKVECLQAYDFKELERTIEDRIGINKALMLRVKQVQHQVTYHPIHNKMLYSAVVHFAVD, translated from the coding sequence ATGGAAATTTCATTGGATATGATCAAAGACAAAGTCGAATGCCTGCAGGCTTATGACTTCAAAGAACTGGAGCGTACGATTGAAGACCGAATCGGAATCAACAAAGCGCTGATGCTGCGAGTGAAGCAGGTTCAGCATCAAGTGACGTACCACCCCATTCACAACAAGATGTTATATAGTGCCGTTGTGCATTTTGCCGTTGATTGA
- a CDS encoding endo-1,4-beta-xylanase, whose amino-acid sequence MRKSFKQVVSGLLAVALLLPGGLTAQAVSAADPAASNSQIVYQETFQNGKGKATQSGGAQLEAVTGKSFEGNDDGAALKVSNRSNNYDGVDLAFTDLGLTDGKHYSVTASVYVDTDINPPAAGKAVLEVVSNKGVDGSEAYTGISSADFIAGQGITLTADLSVNSVDKTALRIKSDEAGKGVSFYIGDITITQAAAPVEPTVVLNQSFEDGSTGGWGKLGWGSSGDTAVVDDVASGGTKSLKFYNRADEKAVPALVLTGKMKSDRKYDISLKVRLGSGEGQFHLASKIDSEILADDQKYPWIIGNKIVTASEWTLFETKGYEVPSKTNEVIIYVEPSNNTLKSDIYIDEVIITDVTPGETAPEIVDKTGITADFESGLDGFKARNGRETVDLSQDDNHTPDGKQSLLVTTTAQYDAALVDATGKMAKNHEYELSAWVKMAPGEAPTTLRISVQYAESGYANVSQNATVTDQDWVHLTGKYTLTTTPSVLNAYIETANDDGGNRTFFLDDFALKYVGPVTAAPPIQEDLPDLKEVYKDHFLIGNIVNPATFDETRLKLLTKHHNVVTFENDMKPDYAYNADRQFDFSAEDALVQRVQDAGLDLHGHVLVWHAQSPTWLHTAADGQPLSREEALENLRTHVQTVVQHFGDKVISWDVVNEAMNDNPANPQDWENALRNSGWLQAIGPDYLEQAYRAAKEVIDENGWDIKLYYNDYNDDNQNKSTAIYSMVKEINENYAKDHPGEKLIDGIGMQAHYNLGTRLDNVKMSLERFISLGVEVSVTELDIMAGTNSAITEKEAKQQAYLYASLMDLYKKNSEHIPRVTFWGLNDSTSWRAEQNPTLFDKDFQAKEAFYGVVDPEKYLAEHPPEELDYKKSTALYGTPSIDGSVDSIWSKAPELKLDTKQMAWSGATGTARVLWDDDNLYVLAQVRDDQLNKTNPNVWEQDSVEVFVDENNGKTSSFQDDDGQYRVNFENLATFNPAEIAAGFESKVAVSGTNYTVEMKIPFKKVKPANNAKIGFDAQINDAKDGNRISVNAWNDASGQGYQDTSVFGELTLTGKPSPGGNDGGGNNSGGNNGGSNGGSNSGTTPQPQPQLPGSDSAIVPVVKVENGTATATISSDSLNKAIEQASPGTNGKKQVSIEVPKLANAQSYVVQLPTSNLQSNNNVEFVLKTEHAALLIPSNMLSNITEQAGQVSIQISKVLADRLSAEVRAKVGSRPAIDLSIKAGDRVLAWNNPAAPVTVSVPYTPAGQELANAHQLVVLNIDSQGKAAVVPNGRYDAKSGSVVFKTTEFSTYAVAYVTKSFADVQHVLWAKEAVEAMAARDIIKGISDESFAPAASITRADFITLLVRALELKGKDMNTAAFSDVQPTAYYAQAVAIAKELGIASGFEDNMFKPGSSISRQDMMVLTAKALKAAGKPSVGSGNLASYSDAASISNYAVDSVASLVESGIVNGKGGKIAPTELLTRAEAAVILSRIWNM is encoded by the coding sequence ATGAGGAAATCATTTAAGCAGGTCGTTTCCGGGTTACTCGCAGTGGCTCTGCTTCTTCCGGGCGGCTTGACGGCTCAGGCAGTAAGTGCAGCAGATCCAGCAGCATCGAATTCACAGATTGTCTATCAGGAAACATTCCAGAATGGTAAGGGCAAAGCAACTCAATCCGGCGGTGCCCAGCTGGAAGCTGTCACAGGCAAGTCGTTTGAGGGCAATGATGATGGAGCAGCGCTAAAAGTCAGTAACCGATCCAATAACTATGATGGCGTGGATCTTGCATTCACAGATCTTGGTTTGACCGATGGCAAACATTATTCTGTAACCGCTTCCGTTTATGTCGATACGGATATTAATCCACCTGCAGCCGGGAAGGCTGTCCTGGAGGTTGTGAGCAATAAGGGCGTTGATGGATCTGAGGCATACACTGGAATTAGCTCTGCTGACTTTATAGCCGGCCAAGGCATTACGCTAACCGCTGATCTCTCCGTTAACAGTGTGGACAAGACAGCTCTGCGAATCAAGTCTGATGAAGCAGGTAAGGGTGTCTCATTCTATATTGGAGATATCACGATTACCCAGGCAGCAGCACCTGTCGAACCCACGGTAGTCCTTAACCAAAGTTTTGAGGACGGCAGTACTGGTGGATGGGGCAAGCTGGGTTGGGGATCAAGCGGCGATACTGCGGTCGTTGACGACGTAGCCTCCGGAGGTACGAAGTCTCTGAAGTTCTACAATCGGGCCGATGAGAAAGCCGTTCCTGCCCTCGTACTTACAGGCAAGATGAAATCCGACCGTAAGTACGATATCTCCCTCAAGGTTAGACTCGGTTCTGGTGAAGGCCAGTTCCATCTGGCTTCCAAGATCGATTCTGAAATTCTAGCGGATGATCAGAAGTATCCTTGGATTATAGGGAACAAAATTGTAACCGCTTCCGAATGGACTTTATTTGAAACCAAAGGCTACGAAGTGCCTTCTAAAACGAATGAGGTCATCATCTATGTTGAACCATCAAACAATACGTTAAAATCCGATATTTACATTGATGAAGTCATCATCACTGATGTAACTCCTGGTGAAACCGCACCAGAGATTGTGGATAAAACAGGAATCACTGCAGACTTTGAGAGCGGTCTGGATGGATTCAAAGCACGCAATGGCCGTGAAACAGTAGACCTCTCCCAAGACGATAATCATACACCTGACGGCAAGCAAAGCTTGCTTGTAACGACTACGGCACAATATGATGCAGCATTGGTTGATGCTACAGGCAAAATGGCGAAGAATCACGAATATGAGCTATCTGCATGGGTGAAAATGGCACCAGGCGAGGCGCCTACAACACTTCGTATTAGTGTTCAATACGCGGAGAGTGGCTATGCGAACGTTTCACAAAATGCAACGGTTACAGATCAAGATTGGGTACATCTAACAGGAAAGTATACACTCACGACGACTCCAAGCGTACTCAATGCGTATATTGAAACGGCAAATGACGATGGTGGGAACCGTACCTTCTTCCTGGATGATTTTGCTCTAAAATATGTGGGTCCTGTAACTGCTGCCCCTCCGATTCAAGAGGACCTTCCTGATCTGAAGGAGGTTTACAAGGATCATTTCCTGATCGGTAACATTGTTAATCCGGCGACCTTTGACGAGACCCGGCTCAAGCTGCTGACGAAGCATCATAATGTCGTCACGTTTGAGAATGATATGAAGCCGGATTATGCGTATAACGCGGACAGACAATTTGATTTCTCTGCAGAAGATGCACTTGTCCAAAGAGTACAGGATGCAGGCCTTGATCTGCACGGTCACGTGCTCGTATGGCATGCGCAGTCTCCTACATGGCTGCATACGGCAGCAGACGGCCAACCTTTGAGCCGTGAAGAAGCTCTGGAGAACCTGAGAACACATGTTCAAACGGTCGTTCAACACTTTGGTGACAAAGTCATCTCCTGGGACGTTGTTAACGAAGCCATGAACGACAACCCAGCTAATCCGCAAGATTGGGAAAATGCATTGCGTAACTCTGGCTGGTTACAGGCCATCGGCCCTGACTATCTTGAGCAGGCATACCGTGCAGCCAAAGAAGTCATTGACGAGAATGGCTGGGATATCAAGCTTTACTACAATGACTACAACGATGACAACCAGAATAAATCTACAGCGATCTACAGCATGGTGAAAGAGATCAATGAAAATTACGCCAAAGATCACCCTGGCGAGAAACTGATTGATGGCATCGGCATGCAAGCCCACTACAATTTGGGTACGAGATTGGACAATGTGAAGATGTCACTCGAACGTTTCATTTCCTTGGGTGTGGAAGTCAGTGTTACCGAATTGGACATTATGGCAGGCACGAACTCTGCAATCACTGAAAAAGAAGCGAAGCAGCAGGCTTATCTGTATGCCTCATTGATGGATCTCTACAAGAAGAACAGCGAGCATATTCCGCGTGTGACTTTCTGGGGATTGAATGACAGCACGAGCTGGAGAGCCGAGCAGAATCCAACCTTGTTTGACAAGGATTTTCAAGCCAAAGAAGCGTTCTACGGGGTCGTTGATCCGGAGAAGTATCTGGCAGAACATCCACCCGAAGAACTTGATTACAAGAAATCAACTGCCCTCTATGGGACACCATCCATTGATGGTTCTGTAGACAGCATATGGAGCAAAGCTCCTGAGTTGAAACTGGATACGAAGCAAATGGCGTGGTCCGGTGCAACAGGAACGGCAAGAGTACTGTGGGATGACGACAATCTCTATGTGCTTGCTCAAGTCAGAGACGATCAACTGAACAAGACCAATCCAAATGTATGGGAGCAGGATTCCGTCGAGGTGTTCGTCGATGAAAATAACGGCAAAACGTCCAGCTTCCAGGATGATGATGGACAATACCGAGTGAACTTCGAGAACCTTGCTACCTTTAATCCTGCAGAAATCGCAGCAGGTTTCGAATCCAAAGTCGCTGTTTCCGGTACCAACTACACGGTCGAGATGAAAATTCCATTCAAAAAGGTGAAGCCTGCGAATAATGCCAAGATCGGCTTCGATGCGCAGATTAACGATGCCAAAGACGGCAACAGAATCAGCGTAAACGCATGGAATGATGCATCCGGTCAAGGTTACCAGGATACGTCCGTATTTGGTGAATTGACGCTCACGGGCAAACCTTCTCCAGGAGGAAACGACGGTGGAGGAAACAACAGTGGCGGGAATAATGGTGGCAGCAATGGCGGATCGAACTCCGGTACTACTCCGCAGCCGCAACCACAGCTTCCAGGCAGCGACTCGGCAATTGTGCCAGTAGTGAAAGTCGAAAATGGAACAGCCACAGCAACCATTTCAAGCGACAGCCTGAATAAAGCGATTGAACAGGCTTCCCCAGGTACAAATGGCAAGAAACAGGTTAGCATCGAAGTGCCGAAGCTGGCTAATGCCCAATCCTATGTGGTGCAGCTGCCAACTTCAAATCTGCAGAGCAATAATAATGTTGAGTTTGTACTTAAGACAGAGCATGCAGCACTTCTAATTCCGTCCAACATGCTGTCTAATATTACGGAACAAGCGGGCCAAGTCTCTATTCAGATTAGCAAAGTCTTGGCAGATCGCTTGAGTGCAGAAGTCCGCGCCAAAGTGGGCAGCCGTCCGGCGATCGACCTTAGCATCAAAGCTGGGGACCGTGTGCTGGCATGGAATAATCCAGCAGCGCCTGTAACGGTATCAGTGCCGTACACACCTGCTGGCCAAGAACTTGCCAATGCACATCAACTGGTGGTCCTGAATATTGACAGTCAAGGGAAGGCAGCAGTTGTACCGAACGGACGATACGATGCTAAATCCGGATCGGTTGTGTTCAAGACAACGGAATTCAGCACGTATGCCGTAGCCTACGTAACCAAGTCTTTTGCCGATGTACAGCATGTCCTATGGGCAAAAGAAGCCGTCGAAGCAATGGCGGCGCGCGATATTATTAAAGGCATATCGGATGAGAGCTTTGCTCCTGCAGCTTCCATCACGAGAGCTGACTTTATCACCCTGCTGGTGAGAGCCCTTGAATTGAAGGGCAAGGACATGAACACGGCAGCCTTCAGCGATGTACAGCCTACTGCTTATTATGCACAGGCCGTGGCCATTGCCAAGGAGCTGGGGATCGCCTCTGGATTTGAAGACAACATGTTCAAACCAGGCAGCAGCATTTCCCGTCAAGACATGATGGTTCTTACAGCGAAAGCCCTGAAAGCAGCAGGTAAGCCATCTGTCGGCAGCGGAAATCTGGCTTCGTATTCCGATGCTGCGAGTATTTCTAATTATGCGGTGGATAGCGTAGCTTCCCTCGTAGAAAGCGGAATCGTCAACGGAAAAGGTGGCAAAATCGCACCAACTGAATTATTGACCCGTGCTGAAGCAGCGGTGATTCTGTCCCGCATCTGGAACATGTAG
- a CDS encoding GTP-binding protein yields the protein MKSLLKFITCGSVDDGKSTLIGHMLYDAKLLFADQERALELDSRLGSRGGKIDYSLLLDGLLAEREQGITIDVAYRYFTTSHRSFIVADTPGHEEYTRNMAVGASFADLAIILVDATKGIITQTKRHARICALMGIKHLVLAVNKMDLVGFDQGTFEAIKEEFIQTTAEFQIKSIQVIPVSATEGDNITTKSPNSPWYEGLALLPYLENIDVHTTDDTKPFMMPVQRVSRPDHTFRGFQGQIEAGKVSVGDELMTLPSREKAKVKRILVTDQAQDSAYAGQPVTIQLDREVDVSRGCVLTTDNQVQEADSFASTILWMDDSVLTPGKHYWVKVGTKTLPGTVTAITHKIDINTGQTVPADQIVKNELAKCEFTLSDQIVFDSFEHNKSIGGFILIDRVTNMTSACGVIDQALKGDSRFATLDTGITREVRAQQKGQSPLTVWFAGSDTVALAKEVEKRLVSSGYHTMLLESVSGETLRGTAEMAKVLNDAGLISLVSHDSISAGELETAREIIGGKGFIEVNADEIGGISIQDAAKSVVKRVVQSVIDHSPSNNYDI from the coding sequence ATGAAGAGTCTACTTAAATTCATTACCTGCGGAAGTGTGGATGACGGCAAGTCCACGCTGATCGGACATATGCTCTATGACGCCAAGCTGCTGTTCGCCGATCAAGAGCGCGCACTTGAGCTCGATAGTCGATTGGGAAGCCGAGGCGGCAAGATTGACTACTCGCTGCTCCTCGATGGTTTGCTGGCCGAACGCGAACAAGGGATTACCATTGATGTGGCTTATCGTTATTTTACGACGTCTCATCGTTCCTTCATCGTGGCTGACACACCGGGACACGAAGAGTATACGCGCAACATGGCTGTAGGTGCTTCCTTTGCCGATCTAGCCATCATTCTGGTGGACGCTACCAAAGGCATCATTACCCAAACCAAACGCCATGCCCGGATCTGCGCCCTGATGGGGATCAAGCATCTTGTATTGGCTGTGAACAAGATGGATCTGGTTGGCTTTGATCAGGGGACATTCGAGGCGATCAAGGAAGAGTTCATCCAAACGACGGCCGAATTCCAAATCAAGAGCATTCAGGTCATTCCCGTGTCCGCTACGGAAGGGGACAACATCACAACTAAGTCGCCAAATAGCCCATGGTACGAAGGGTTAGCTTTATTGCCTTATTTGGAAAATATAGATGTTCATACTACCGATGATACGAAGCCTTTCATGATGCCGGTTCAGCGTGTAAGCAGACCGGACCATACGTTCCGTGGGTTCCAGGGCCAGATCGAGGCTGGAAAGGTTTCGGTCGGAGACGAACTCATGACGCTGCCAAGTCGGGAAAAAGCAAAGGTTAAGCGGATTTTGGTGACGGACCAAGCTCAGGATTCGGCTTATGCTGGCCAACCGGTTACGATACAACTGGACCGCGAAGTTGATGTCTCGAGGGGTTGCGTGCTCACGACGGACAATCAAGTCCAAGAAGCTGACAGCTTCGCTTCTACGATCCTGTGGATGGACGATTCTGTTCTGACTCCGGGCAAGCATTATTGGGTCAAGGTCGGAACGAAGACTCTTCCAGGCACTGTAACGGCAATTACTCATAAAATTGACATTAACACGGGCCAGACCGTTCCGGCGGATCAGATTGTTAAGAACGAATTGGCCAAGTGTGAATTCACGCTGTCGGATCAGATCGTCTTCGATTCCTTTGAACACAATAAGAGCATCGGAGGTTTTATCCTCATTGATCGTGTCACCAACATGACGTCCGCTTGCGGAGTCATCGATCAAGCGCTGAAGGGAGACAGCCGATTTGCCACGCTGGATACGGGGATCACGAGAGAAGTTCGCGCCCAGCAGAAAGGACAATCGCCGCTCACAGTCTGGTTTGCTGGCTCGGATACGGTAGCTCTCGCCAAGGAAGTGGAGAAGCGACTGGTGTCATCCGGTTACCATACGATGCTGCTTGAGAGCGTCAGTGGAGAAACGCTCCGCGGAACGGCGGAGATGGCAAAGGTGTTGAACGACGCCGGCCTGATCTCATTGGTATCCCATGATTCTATCAGTGCGGGCGAACTTGAGACAGCACGAGAGATCATTGGGGGCAAAGGATTTATCGAAGTTAACGCAGATGAGATCGGCGGAATTTCCATCCAGGATGCCGCAAAATCCGTGGTTAAACGAGTCGTGCAATCCGTTATCGATCACAGTCCTTCGAATAACTACGACATTTAA
- the cysD gene encoding sulfate adenylyltransferase subunit CysD translates to MQELTHLDQLEAEAIYIIREVAAECEKPVMLYSIGKDSSVMLHLALKAFYPEKPPFPFMHIDTTWKFKEMIEFRDRKAKEFGIEMIVHSNEEAIQQGINPFDHGSAYTDIMKTTALKQGLDKYGFTVAFGGGRRDEEKSRAKERIFSFRNKNHSWDPKNQRPEMWKLFNTRINKGESIRVFPLSNWTEKDIWQYIRRENIDIVPLYSADVRPIVNRDGHIIMVDDERMKLEPGEKIEMKKIRFRTLGCYPLTGGVESDAVTLDEIIEETLGALSSERTSRVIDQEAAGSMERRKREGYF, encoded by the coding sequence ATGCAAGAACTAACACATCTGGATCAACTTGAGGCTGAAGCGATATACATTATCAGAGAAGTAGCAGCGGAGTGCGAGAAACCGGTCATGTTATATTCCATCGGCAAGGACAGCTCGGTCATGCTGCACTTGGCCCTAAAGGCTTTTTACCCCGAGAAGCCGCCGTTCCCATTCATGCATATCGATACGACCTGGAAATTTAAGGAAATGATAGAGTTCCGCGACCGGAAGGCGAAGGAATTTGGTATCGAGATGATCGTGCACTCTAATGAAGAGGCTATTCAACAAGGAATCAACCCTTTCGACCATGGTTCCGCATATACCGACATTATGAAAACCACAGCCCTGAAGCAGGGATTGGATAAATACGGATTCACGGTTGCGTTCGGTGGCGGAAGACGTGATGAGGAGAAGTCGCGTGCGAAGGAGCGGATTTTCTCGTTCCGGAACAAGAACCACTCGTGGGACCCGAAGAACCAACGTCCGGAGATGTGGAAGCTGTTCAACACGCGAATCAACAAGGGAGAGAGCATTCGAGTCTTTCCGCTGTCCAACTGGACTGAGAAGGATATCTGGCAATACATTCGTCGGGAGAACATCGATATTGTTCCGCTGTACTCCGCGGACGTAAGACCGATCGTTAATCGTGACGGGCATATCATCATGGTGGATGACGAGCGGATGAAGCTTGAGCCTGGCGAGAAGATCGAAATGAAGAAGATTCGCTTCCGCACGTTGGGTTGTTACCCGCTCACGGGCGGAGTCGAGTCCGATGCTGTTACGCTGGACGAGATCATTGAGGAGACATTGGGTGCGTTATCCTCCGAACGGACCAGTCGGGTTATCGATCAAGAAGCAGCGGGAAGCATGGAACGACGCAAACGGGAGGGCTATTTCTAA
- a CDS encoding tRNA dihydrouridine synthase codes for MKDNFWRELPRPFFILAPMEDVTDVVFRHVVSAAARPDVFFTEFANTESYCHPEGNKSVRGRLTFTEDEQPMVAHIWGDKPEFFREMSIGMAKEGFKGIDINMGCPVANVAENGKGSGLICRPETAAEIIQAAKAGGLPVSVKTRLGFTEVDEWRDWLTHILKQDIVNLSIHLRTREEMSKVDAHWELIPEIKKLRDEVAPNTLLTINGDIPDRQTGLKLAEQYGVDGIMIGRGIFQNPFAFEKKPKEHTSEELLGLLRLHLDLYDQYSAQEPRSFSPLARFFKIYVRGFRGASELRNSLMNAKSTKEVRTLLDEFGSKNHDEVEVQGN; via the coding sequence ATGAAAGACAATTTTTGGCGTGAATTGCCACGACCATTTTTTATATTGGCACCGATGGAAGATGTAACGGATGTTGTGTTTCGCCATGTTGTGAGTGCAGCGGCCAGACCGGATGTATTTTTTACGGAGTTTGCGAATACGGAGAGTTACTGTCACCCGGAGGGGAACAAAAGTGTACGCGGGCGTTTGACGTTTACAGAGGATGAACAGCCCATGGTAGCTCATATCTGGGGAGATAAGCCGGAATTCTTCCGGGAAATGAGCATCGGTATGGCGAAAGAAGGCTTTAAAGGCATCGACATCAACATGGGTTGTCCTGTAGCCAATGTGGCGGAGAACGGGAAGGGCAGCGGGCTGATCTGTCGTCCTGAAACGGCTGCGGAAATTATCCAGGCTGCGAAAGCCGGGGGACTGCCCGTAAGTGTAAAAACAAGACTTGGTTTCACTGAAGTGGACGAATGGCGCGACTGGTTGACCCATATTTTGAAACAAGACATCGTGAATCTCTCGATTCATCTGCGCACAAGAGAAGAAATGAGCAAGGTAGATGCTCACTGGGAACTGATTCCGGAGATTAAAAAACTTCGTGATGAGGTAGCACCCAATACTCTGCTGACCATTAATGGGGATATTCCTGATCGTCAGACTGGGTTGAAGCTCGCTGAGCAATATGGTGTGGATGGCATTATGATTGGGCGTGGTATTTTCCAGAACCCGTTTGCTTTTGAAAAAAAGCCGAAGGAACACACCAGCGAAGAACTGCTTGGTCTGCTGCGGCTTCATCTTGATCTCTATGATCAATATTCCGCACAGGAGCCGCGTTCGTTCAGCCCGCTTGCTCGCTTCTTCAAAATCTATGTTCGTGGATTCCGCGGGGCAAGTGAACTTAGAAACAGCTTAATGAACGCCAAATCCACAAAAGAGGTGCGCACGCTGCTAGATGAGTTTGGAAGCAAGAATCATGATGAGGTTGAGGTACAAGGAAATTAA